A window of Deinococcus cellulosilyticus NBRC 106333 = KACC 11606 contains these coding sequences:
- the sucD gene encoding succinate--CoA ligase subunit alpha, whose protein sequence is MSILIDKNTQVLVVGMTGREGANHTKAMREFGTQVVAGVTPGKGGLTHEGLPVYNSVRDAQANHQIDCSIIFVPPAGAADAVLESAHAGVPLIVLITEGVPTIDMMRAVQEVKQLNAVSLAEGGKGIRLIGGNCPGLVSSGESKIGIMPNKIYSEKGRIGLISRSGTLTYEAAKLLGDAGLGTSTTVGIGGDPIIGTTFADVLPLFEADPETDAVVVIGEIGGADEEAAAEYIKNHMKKPVVAFISGRSAPKGKRMGHAGAIIMGNVGTPESKLAAFADANVPVADTMPQIIDLVKQVLNK, encoded by the coding sequence ATGAGTATCCTGATTGACAAGAACACCCAGGTGCTTGTGGTGGGCATGACTGGCCGCGAAGGGGCCAACCACACCAAAGCCATGCGCGAATTCGGCACCCAGGTGGTTGCAGGTGTGACCCCTGGCAAGGGCGGTCTGACCCACGAAGGTCTGCCTGTGTACAACAGCGTCCGTGACGCCCAGGCCAACCACCAGATCGACTGCTCCATCATCTTCGTGCCCCCCGCCGGTGCTGCCGATGCTGTGCTGGAATCTGCCCACGCTGGCGTGCCCCTGATCGTCCTGATCACCGAGGGCGTGCCCACCATCGACATGATGCGTGCCGTGCAGGAAGTCAAGCAGCTGAACGCTGTGAGCCTCGCTGAAGGTGGCAAGGGCATCCGTCTGATCGGTGGAAACTGCCCCGGTCTGGTCTCCAGTGGCGAGTCCAAGATCGGCATCATGCCCAACAAGATCTACAGCGAAAAAGGCCGCATTGGTCTGATCTCCCGTTCCGGAACCCTCACCTACGAAGCAGCCAAACTGCTCGGTGACGCCGGTCTGGGCACCAGCACCACTGTGGGCATCGGTGGGGACCCCATCATCGGAACCACTTTCGCTGATGTGCTGCCCCTCTTCGAAGCCGACCCCGAGACCGACGCTGTTGTGGTGATTGGTGAAATCGGTGGAGCTGACGAGGAAGCCGCTGCAGAGTACATCAAGAACCACATGAAGAAGCCCGTGGTGGCTTTCATCAGTGGGCGCAGTGCCCCCAAAGGCAAGCGCATGGGTCACGCCGGAGCCATCATCATGGGCAACGTGGGAACCCCCGAGTCTAAACTCGCAGCTTTTGCGGATGCCAACGTGCCTGTGGCAGACACCATGCCCCAGATCATCGATCTGGTCAAACAGGTTCTCAACAAATAA
- a CDS encoding glycoside hydrolase family 18 protein, translated as MTHLQKPVVIAYYASWKAPVYPVQQIPADQLTHIYYAFAHVSADGLCVLGDPQLDLHQESGVQFGAGEGSLRGNFAALKHLKEQHPHLKILISIGGWGASQHFSPMAQTAESRARFIDSAISQFLLGSFPDIHPENAIGIFDGFDLDWEYPTEGGLEGNLHHPEDAQNFTLLMQEFRVALDLLSQDTGQHYELSIAVAAAPKRITNDLHLKDLSEILERINLMTYDFTGEVGPVTTFHNNLFAVEGAPFDLQYSTHLTVQTALRLGVVPEKLVLGLPFYGRMWRGVNRDNNGLYQPNPGEFSDVDLSYRNLIDKYLVPESGFEPFYHLEAEVPYLFNPDSGEFITYENPRSIRSKVFYGKARGLQGVMFWELAQDNGELLNTIHQMLDKQD; from the coding sequence ATGACACATCTTCAAAAACCTGTGGTGATCGCCTATTACGCCAGCTGGAAAGCCCCTGTTTACCCTGTGCAGCAGATTCCAGCAGATCAACTGACCCACATCTATTACGCATTTGCCCATGTGTCTGCAGATGGATTGTGTGTTCTGGGAGATCCACAACTTGATCTGCACCAGGAATCAGGGGTCCAGTTCGGAGCAGGGGAGGGGAGCCTCAGAGGCAATTTTGCCGCCCTGAAACACCTCAAGGAACAGCATCCACACCTGAAGATCCTGATCTCCATTGGAGGATGGGGAGCTTCTCAGCACTTCAGTCCCATGGCCCAGACTGCAGAAAGCCGTGCCCGGTTCATCGATTCAGCCATCAGCCAGTTTTTGCTGGGGAGTTTCCCAGACATCCACCCAGAAAATGCCATCGGAATATTTGATGGATTTGACCTGGACTGGGAGTATCCCACTGAAGGAGGTCTGGAAGGCAACCTGCACCATCCAGAGGATGCACAGAACTTCACTTTGCTGATGCAGGAATTTCGAGTGGCCCTCGACCTTCTGTCGCAGGACACAGGCCAGCACTATGAACTTTCCATTGCAGTTGCAGCAGCACCAAAACGCATCACAAATGACCTGCACCTGAAAGACCTGTCAGAGATTCTGGAACGCATCAACCTGATGACCTATGACTTCACAGGAGAGGTGGGTCCTGTAACCACCTTTCACAACAACCTCTTCGCTGTAGAGGGTGCACCTTTCGACCTGCAGTACAGCACCCACCTGACCGTTCAGACTGCTTTGAGACTGGGTGTAGTTCCTGAGAAACTGGTGCTTGGCTTGCCCTTCTATGGCCGGATGTGGAGAGGGGTGAACCGGGACAACAACGGACTGTACCAGCCCAATCCCGGCGAATTCTCTGATGTGGATCTCAGCTACAGAAACCTGATCGACAAATATCTTGTCCCAGAAAGTGGCTTTGAGCCTTTCTACCATCTTGAAGCCGAAGTGCCCTACCTGTTCAACCCAGACAGTGGAGAATTCATCACATACGAGAATCCCCGATCCATTCGCTCAAAAGTGTTTTACGGCAAGGCACGTGGCCTACAAGGAGTGATGTTCTGGGAGCTGGCGCAGGACAATGGGGAACTTCTCAACACCATCCACCAGATGCTGGACAAGCAGGACTGA
- a CDS encoding serine protease: MIKLRSLMALALAATALTACGSVGTPEAAAENSNNEVAPQIVYGTVSAVGSRPYMVAVQRSSYLTRNWCGGSLIASNWVMTAAHCVKGFSASGIKVRAGVYNLANSSEGQTVSVSNIYIHPSYSNVGYGYDIALLKLSANVTHQYASPGAIPSSTVDSTLVQSGQMATVSGWGITEYGSSSNQLREVTIPITPDGSQCGGTPANTICGPYYQGKDSCNGDSGGPLARRYNNRNYILGIVSYGPEECRGEGVYTRVGKYASWIQSISGVSAQ, from the coding sequence GTGATCAAACTGCGTTCACTCATGGCCCTCGCTCTTGCTGCCACTGCCCTCACAGCCTGTGGTTCTGTGGGCACACCCGAAGCCGCCGCAGAAAACAGCAACAATGAAGTGGCCCCCCAGATCGTCTATGGGACGGTCAGTGCTGTGGGCAGCCGTCCTTACATGGTGGCTGTACAGCGCTCCAGTTACCTCACCCGCAACTGGTGTGGAGGAAGCCTGATTGCCAGCAACTGGGTGATGACTGCAGCCCACTGCGTGAAGGGCTTCAGTGCCTCTGGCATCAAGGTCCGTGCAGGGGTGTACAACCTTGCAAACTCCAGCGAAGGTCAAACCGTCAGTGTTTCGAACATCTACATCCACCCCAGTTATTCCAATGTGGGCTACGGGTATGACATTGCTCTGCTGAAACTGTCTGCCAATGTGACCCACCAGTACGCATCCCCAGGGGCCATTCCCAGCAGCACAGTGGATTCCACGCTGGTTCAATCAGGTCAGATGGCCACCGTGTCTGGATGGGGCATCACCGAGTACGGCTCCTCTTCCAACCAGCTTCGCGAAGTGACCATTCCCATCACTCCAGATGGGTCCCAGTGTGGAGGCACCCCTGCCAACACCATCTGTGGACCTTACTACCAGGGCAAGGATTCCTGCAATGGGGACAGCGGTGGTCCTCTGGCCCGCCGTTACAACAACCGCAACTACATTCTGGGCATCGTGAGCTATGGACCTGAGGAATGCAGAGGTGAAGGTGTCTATACCCGTGTGGGCAAGTACGCCAGCTGGATTCAGAGCATTTCCGGTGTCTCCGCACAGTAA
- a CDS encoding metal ABC transporter substrate-binding protein, with the protein MKRAVLFLIALGASAHAKTNVVVTIQPYYSIIKNIAGDRAEVTRMVPVGASPETFSPAPADIKTLSRAQLVFMNGLGLDEWLTGVIKNSGTKAKVLEFGEVLKFKPILAEEHAGETEEEHHDEHGHEGTDPHIFLDASLMALAATRAGAELARVDPKNAAYYQQRAKAENQKLLKLHAELKSTLGQVKGQNIVTFHGAFNYFARAYGLKVAAAIEPFPGKEPSARYVTDVVKLIRSKKVKAVFAEPQLPETAAKTIAESAGVKLFVLDPEGSKLSSDYYGMMRYNRDTLLKALK; encoded by the coding sequence ATGAAACGTGCCGTTCTTTTTCTGATCGCTCTGGGTGCAAGTGCCCATGCCAAAACAAACGTGGTGGTGACCATCCAGCCCTACTACAGCATCATCAAGAACATTGCTGGAGACCGGGCAGAGGTCACCCGCATGGTGCCTGTTGGAGCCAGCCCTGAAACCTTTTCTCCTGCGCCTGCCGACATCAAAACACTTTCAAGAGCCCAGCTGGTTTTCATGAATGGTCTGGGCCTCGATGAATGGCTGACCGGGGTCATCAAGAACAGCGGAACAAAGGCAAAAGTGCTGGAGTTTGGTGAGGTGCTGAAGTTTAAACCCATCCTGGCTGAAGAGCACGCCGGAGAAACCGAAGAAGAACATCACGATGAGCACGGCCATGAAGGCACCGATCCTCACATTTTTCTGGATGCCAGCCTGATGGCACTTGCCGCCACCCGCGCAGGCGCGGAGCTTGCCAGAGTCGACCCCAAAAACGCTGCTTACTACCAGCAACGGGCGAAAGCTGAAAACCAGAAGCTGCTGAAACTGCATGCGGAGTTGAAGTCCACCCTGGGTCAGGTCAAAGGACAGAACATCGTCACCTTTCATGGGGCTTTCAACTATTTTGCACGGGCTTACGGACTGAAAGTGGCTGCGGCCATTGAGCCCTTCCCCGGAAAAGAGCCCAGTGCCCGCTACGTCACAGATGTGGTCAAACTGATCCGCAGCAAGAAGGTCAAAGCGGTCTTTGCAGAACCTCAGCTTCCCGAAACTGCAGCAAAAACCATTGCTGAAAGCGCTGGCGTGAAGCTCTTTGTTCTTGACCCTGAAGGAAGCAAACTGAGCAGCGACTACTATGGCATGATGCGGTACAACAGGGACACCCTGCTCAAAGCCCTGAAGTAA
- a CDS encoding nitroreductase family protein, whose product MNNTLTRTLTVKEAIETRHSIRKFEPTMPKEDLLEILRLASLAPSAWNAQTWRFVVVETPEVKEKLQAAAYGQTQVTSAPYTIVIYSDMEDVLATAEETSHPAYGEEGKARQRQTFEGAFGSQSVEARAAWANTQANIVLGYLLIATRGLGYDSVPMLGFEPGKVKELLGLPAHVQIAAILPVGKAAQEGHPHHRHSVERITRFA is encoded by the coding sequence TTGAACAATACCCTGACCCGCACCCTCACCGTCAAAGAAGCCATCGAGACCCGTCACAGCATTCGCAAGTTCGAACCCACCATGCCCAAAGAAGACCTGCTGGAAATCCTGCGTCTGGCCAGCCTCGCCCCCAGTGCATGGAACGCCCAGACCTGGCGTTTCGTGGTCGTCGAAACCCCCGAAGTGAAAGAAAAACTTCAGGCCGCTGCTTACGGTCAGACCCAGGTCACCTCTGCCCCCTACACCATCGTGATCTACAGCGACATGGAAGACGTGCTCGCCACTGCTGAAGAAACCTCTCACCCCGCATACGGTGAGGAAGGCAAGGCCCGCCAGCGCCAGACCTTTGAGGGCGCTTTCGGTTCCCAGTCTGTGGAAGCCCGCGCTGCATGGGCCAACACCCAGGCCAACATTGTGCTGGGTTACCTCCTGATTGCCACCCGTGGCCTCGGATACGACAGCGTGCCCATGCTGGGATTTGAGCCTGGCAAAGTCAAGGAACTGCTCGGCCTGCCTGCCCATGTGCAGATTGCTGCCATCCTGCCTGTCGGTAAAGCCGCTCAGGAAGGCCATCCCCACCACCGTCACAGCGTCGAGCGCATCACCCGCTTCGCCTGA
- a CDS encoding winged helix-turn-helix transcriptional regulator, whose translation MSEDGFCPVHHAIQILQEKWTLHIIRTLLQGPSGFNELSRAVGGCNPATLTHRLESLEGLGLVKKEVLSLMPPRSSYSLTPAGVELQGVVNAIDEWARNHLSTCKQKAESVK comes from the coding sequence ATGAGTGAAGATGGTTTTTGTCCCGTACACCACGCCATCCAGATCTTGCAGGAGAAGTGGACGCTTCACATCATCCGCACCCTCTTGCAAGGTCCGAGTGGCTTCAACGAACTCTCCCGTGCCGTCGGTGGCTGCAACCCCGCCACCCTGACCCACCGCCTGGAGAGCCTGGAAGGCCTGGGGTTGGTCAAGAAAGAAGTGTTGTCCCTGATGCCCCCACGCTCCAGTTACAGCCTCACTCCTGCTGGTGTGGAACTCCAGGGTGTGGTGAATGCCATTGATGAATGGGCCCGCAACCACCTGTCCACTTGCAAACAGAAGGCAGAGAGTGTAAAATAG
- a CDS encoding DEAD/DEAH box helicase → MQFSDFDLHAEVVSRLAARGIVTPSPIQAESLPHTLNGKDVIGRARTGTGKTLAFALPIIEGLAPSKDYGRAPRALVLAPTRELAKQIAEEFNQSAPHLSITTIYGGSSYVLQEKALTRGVDIVVGTPGRIIDHLERKTLLLDEVQFAVLDEADEMLNVGFAEAVETILRHAPEDRQTLLFSATLTPSVIRLARAYMRNPVTVDLIGEDAPKAAQTVKHLAVKVGRSRTRVLVDLLSVYNPERAIVFTRTKREADELALELIGRGIEAEGLHGDLAQAQRERALAAFRSGRTRVLVATDVAARGLDIPEVDVVVQYHVPQDHESYVHRSGRTGRAGRNGVAIVMYAPKEQYAIRQLENATGARFEKIEPPTQAEVYASNMRNVANMVKNVPDEISSMFLGQAEELIAQLGVEALAKALARIAGVTEAPRSVSLLSGEEDFVTVTLRAPRMTVPRAVALIARGLNIESRALGKVRLFEGGAVADIPTDRVEDLLALSPLEEKVQVVKTEELPELLETPQRDDRGPRQGDRGGYRGGGDRGGYRGNREGGSDRGGDRGGYRGNSDREGVYAGNREGGKRPYQSRKRY, encoded by the coding sequence ATGCAGTTTAGTGATTTTGACCTCCACGCCGAGGTTGTTTCTCGTCTTGCCGCGCGTGGCATCGTTACCCCCAGCCCCATCCAGGCCGAAAGCCTCCCTCACACCCTCAACGGGAAAGACGTGATCGGACGCGCTCGCACCGGAACGGGCAAAACCCTGGCCTTCGCACTTCCCATCATTGAAGGCTTGGCCCCCAGCAAAGATTATGGCCGTGCTCCCAGAGCACTGGTTCTGGCCCCCACCCGGGAACTGGCCAAACAAATCGCCGAAGAATTCAACCAGAGCGCACCTCACCTCTCCATCACCACCATCTATGGTGGTTCCAGCTACGTGCTGCAGGAAAAAGCCCTGACCCGTGGTGTGGACATCGTGGTGGGCACCCCTGGACGCATCATCGATCACCTGGAGCGCAAAACCCTCCTTCTGGATGAAGTGCAGTTCGCTGTGCTCGACGAAGCAGACGAAATGCTCAACGTGGGCTTCGCAGAAGCGGTGGAAACCATTCTGCGCCACGCCCCCGAAGACCGCCAGACTTTGCTGTTCAGCGCCACCCTCACCCCCTCAGTGATCCGTCTCGCCCGTGCGTACATGCGCAACCCCGTGACGGTGGACCTGATCGGTGAAGACGCCCCCAAAGCCGCCCAGACCGTGAAACACCTGGCCGTCAAAGTGGGCCGCAGCCGCACCCGCGTGCTGGTGGACCTGCTGAGCGTCTACAACCCCGAGCGTGCCATTGTCTTCACCCGCACCAAGCGTGAAGCCGATGAACTCGCCCTTGAGCTGATTGGCCGTGGCATCGAAGCCGAAGGCCTGCACGGCGACCTCGCCCAGGCCCAGCGTGAACGCGCCTTGGCTGCCTTCCGCAGCGGACGCACCCGCGTGCTGGTCGCCACCGACGTGGCCGCACGTGGTCTGGACATTCCCGAAGTGGACGTTGTTGTGCAATACCACGTGCCCCAGGATCACGAGTCCTACGTGCACCGCTCTGGCCGCACGGGCCGTGCAGGACGCAATGGTGTCGCCATCGTGATGTACGCTCCCAAAGAGCAGTACGCCATCCGCCAGTTGGAGAACGCCACCGGAGCCCGCTTCGAGAAAATCGAACCCCCAACCCAGGCCGAGGTGTACGCTTCCAACATGCGCAACGTTGCGAACATGGTCAAAAATGTTCCCGATGAAATCAGCAGCATGTTCCTGGGACAGGCCGAAGAGCTCATCGCCCAACTCGGCGTGGAAGCCCTGGCCAAAGCACTGGCCCGCATTGCCGGTGTGACCGAAGCCCCTCGCAGCGTCAGCCTGCTGAGTGGTGAAGAAGACTTCGTGACCGTCACTCTCCGTGCTCCCCGAATGACTGTTCCCAGAGCTGTTGCTCTGATCGCACGTGGTCTCAACATCGAATCCCGCGCCCTGGGCAAAGTGCGTCTCTTTGAAGGTGGCGCAGTGGCAGACATCCCCACCGACCGTGTGGAAGACCTGCTGGCCCTGAGCCCCCTGGAAGAAAAAGTTCAGGTTGTGAAGACCGAAGAACTCCCCGAACTGCTCGAAACCCCCCAGCGCGACGACCGTGGCCCCCGTCAGGGTGACCGTGGTGGATACCGTGGTGGCGGAGATCGCGGCGGATACCGTGGCAACCGTGAGGGCGGCAGCGACCGTGGTGGAGATCGCGGCGGCTACCGGGGCAACAGCGACCGTGAAGGTGTGTACGCTGGCAACCGTGAGGGCGGCAAACGTCCTTACCAGAGCCGCAAGCGCTACTGA
- a CDS encoding alpha/beta hydrolase: protein MNPLQFPEHLQLIENIHFSNHGVLLDLLEPREISSAPRPAIIHIHGGAWEMFGKWPVSNVFLAEAGFLTISIDYRLAPAFRFPAQIQDCKTAVRWLRAHAEQLYIDPDRIGVWGISAGAHLAALLGTTADRPELEGSNAGWKGHSSRVQAVVNVSGVTDFFDPGYPINTLKLFGGPVKEHPDLAHLASPVRHVTADSAAFLHLHGERDQHVFPSQAMRMHQALLEAGAQSQLEWLSGDHFINETHQNTLEAHILKFFQQQLMPASSLTPFVHKNFLAMDKH, encoded by the coding sequence ATGAACCCCCTACAATTTCCTGAGCATCTGCAATTGATTGAAAATATTCATTTCAGCAATCATGGCGTTTTGTTGGATCTTCTGGAACCACGAGAAATTTCGAGTGCTCCCAGGCCTGCCATCATTCACATTCATGGTGGAGCCTGGGAAATGTTTGGAAAGTGGCCTGTTTCAAATGTTTTTCTGGCAGAAGCAGGGTTTTTGACCATCAGCATTGATTACCGACTTGCTCCTGCTTTCAGATTTCCGGCCCAGATTCAAGATTGCAAAACCGCTGTGCGCTGGTTGCGGGCCCATGCAGAACAGCTGTACATCGATCCAGACCGGATTGGTGTGTGGGGCATCAGTGCAGGAGCCCACCTCGCAGCGTTGCTGGGCACCACTGCAGACCGCCCAGAGCTCGAAGGCAGCAATGCAGGCTGGAAAGGTCACAGTTCCAGGGTGCAGGCAGTGGTCAATGTCTCAGGGGTCACTGATTTTTTTGATCCGGGTTACCCGATCAACACCCTGAAACTCTTCGGTGGGCCCGTGAAGGAGCATCCTGATCTGGCCCATCTTGCCAGTCCCGTCCGTCATGTCACTGCAGACAGTGCTGCATTTTTGCACCTGCATGGTGAAAGAGACCAGCACGTTTTTCCCTCTCAGGCGATGCGGATGCACCAGGCGCTTCTGGAAGCAGGGGCTCAGAGTCAGCTGGAATGGCTCTCTGGTGACCACTTCATCAATGAAACCCATCAGAACACCCTGGAAGCCCACATCCTCAAGTTCTTTCAGCAGCAATTGATGCCCGCCTCTTCCCTGACCCCATTTGTTCACAAAAATTTTCTGGCAATGGATAAACATTGA
- a CDS encoding Rieske (2Fe-2S) protein, with protein sequence MRVLVGKISDLPEGSQKSVRVGRQSVLVVNHQDQFYALRNVCTHESVPLEGGRVEDGQITCEAHGARFELATGKATKMPAVKAVRLYKAVVDGEDLYVEEL encoded by the coding sequence ATGCGTGTTTTGGTTGGCAAAATCAGTGACCTTCCCGAAGGTTCTCAGAAAAGCGTGCGTGTGGGCCGCCAGAGTGTGCTGGTGGTCAACCATCAGGACCAGTTCTATGCCCTCAGGAATGTCTGCACCCATGAAAGTGTGCCCCTTGAAGGCGGGCGGGTGGAAGACGGCCAGATCACCTGTGAGGCCCACGGTGCCCGATTTGAGCTTGCCACAGGCAAGGCCACAAAAATGCCTGCCGTCAAAGCCGTCAGGCTCTACAAGGCTGTGGTGGATGGGGAAGACCTGTACGTTGAGGAACTCTGA
- a CDS encoding family 10 glycosylhydrolase, translating to MKWWRYFLLVACTFTSLAFAQDPTEGGVLDPETPENITIPDLPAANVRHGVMGVWVRPDPRQDTYTLMDSLKKEGFTDVFVEAFYHGMTIYPSAIAPMRPELTGRDLLNEYVEAAARTGLRLHAWLEVFYWAPPKQYGVSGGLLEEHPEWETLNSKGVRSSDTGLHMGFADPAIYEVRKTVYDLSTELAENYPNVGLHLDYLRYPSKDDFGYNPVAVKIFQDQTGTKAGVTNMKWYAFRQDVLAQAAAGMSRAYHQAGGQGLVTAAVNAYYPLYKPETQQVWTKWQGVDVFIPMAYSTNLTALKVLGYTLRTRSKKPIWMGLQVGPEYPGLTSQMNVLRPQGFSNFVVFGRR from the coding sequence ATGAAGTGGTGGCGTTATTTCCTTCTTGTGGCATGCACTTTCACATCTCTGGCCTTTGCTCAGGACCCCACGGAGGGTGGCGTTCTGGACCCTGAAACCCCTGAGAACATCACCATTCCAGACCTGCCTGCAGCCAATGTGCGGCATGGCGTGATGGGGGTGTGGGTGCGCCCTGATCCCAGACAGGACACCTATACACTTATGGATTCTTTAAAGAAGGAAGGGTTCACCGATGTTTTTGTGGAGGCTTTTTATCACGGCATGACCATTTATCCGTCTGCCATTGCCCCCATGCGCCCAGAGCTGACCGGACGCGACCTCCTCAATGAGTATGTGGAGGCTGCTGCGCGCACTGGATTGCGGCTTCATGCCTGGCTGGAAGTCTTTTACTGGGCTCCTCCAAAGCAGTACGGGGTCAGTGGAGGCCTGCTGGAAGAGCACCCCGAGTGGGAAACCCTGAATTCAAAAGGGGTCCGCAGCAGTGACACGGGCCTTCACATGGGTTTCGCCGATCCGGCCATTTATGAGGTGCGCAAGACCGTTTATGACCTGAGCACCGAACTCGCTGAGAATTACCCAAATGTCGGTTTGCACCTCGATTACCTGAGGTACCCCTCCAAAGATGATTTTGGTTACAACCCCGTTGCGGTCAAAATCTTCCAGGACCAGACCGGAACGAAAGCAGGGGTCACCAACATGAAATGGTATGCCTTCCGACAGGATGTGCTGGCCCAGGCGGCAGCAGGCATGAGCCGTGCTTACCACCAGGCCGGAGGGCAGGGTCTGGTGACCGCAGCAGTGAATGCCTATTATCCCCTCTACAAGCCCGAAACCCAGCAAGTCTGGACGAAATGGCAGGGGGTGGATGTGTTCATCCCGATGGCTTACAGCACCAACCTCACCGCACTGAAAGTGCTCGGGTACACCCTGCGCACCAGAAGCAAAAAACCCATCTGGATGGGGTTGCAGGTCGGCCCTGAATACCCGGGCCTCACCAGTCAGATGAATGTGCTCAGGCCTCAGGGATTCAGCAACTTTGTGGTGTTTGGTCGCAGGTGA